Proteins encoded together in one Polaribacter reichenbachii window:
- the mce gene encoding methylmalonyl-CoA epimerase gives MDKIEHIGIAVKDLEKSNQLFASLFGEKHYKTEEVLSEGVKTSFFKTGPNKIELLQATNPESPISKFIDKKGEGIHHIAFAVNDILAEIKRLKEEGFIVLNEIPKKGADNKLVAFLHPKSTNGVLIELCQEIN, from the coding sequence ATGGATAAAATAGAACACATAGGTATTGCTGTAAAAGATTTAGAAAAATCGAATCAATTATTTGCATCACTTTTTGGTGAAAAGCATTATAAAACAGAAGAAGTTTTATCAGAAGGCGTAAAAACATCTTTCTTTAAAACTGGACCTAATAAAATAGAGTTATTACAAGCAACAAATCCAGAAAGTCCTATTTCAAAATTTATCGACAAAAAAGGAGAAGGAATTCATCATATTGCATTTGCTGTAAATGATATTCTAGCAGAAATTAAAAGACTAAAAGAAGAAGGATTTATCGTTTTAAACGAAATACCTAAGAAAGGTGCAGACAATAAATTAGTCGCTTTTTTACATCCAAAAAGTACAAACGGAGTTCTTATAGAATTGTGTCAAGAAATCAATTAG
- a CDS encoding undecaprenyl-diphosphate phosphatase, with product MDVLEAIILGVIQGLTEFLPVSSSGHLELAKAILGDTSVPEESLTFTVVLHFATALSTLVIFRKEVAEILKGLFQFKWNDELKFSLKIIISMIPAVVVGLLFEEQLESFFGGKILLVGVMLLVTALLLLLADKAKNTNKEVSFWNSVIIGVSQAIAMLPGISRSGATISTSVLLGIDRTRAAKFSFLMVVPLIFGKIGKDVLSGDLNFQSSEMVPISAGFIAAFLAGILACKWMIALVKKSKLSYFSIYCAVVGVIAIGYALFN from the coding sequence ATGGATGTTTTAGAAGCAATAATTCTTGGAGTAATTCAAGGATTAACAGAATTTTTACCAGTATCATCTAGTGGTCATTTAGAATTAGCAAAAGCTATTTTAGGTGATACTTCAGTGCCAGAAGAAAGTTTAACCTTTACTGTAGTTTTACACTTTGCAACTGCCTTAAGTACATTGGTTATTTTTAGAAAAGAAGTTGCAGAAATTCTTAAAGGATTATTCCAATTTAAGTGGAATGATGAATTAAAATTTTCTTTAAAAATTATCATTTCTATGATTCCTGCAGTTGTTGTAGGTTTACTTTTCGAAGAGCAATTAGAATCTTTTTTTGGGGGTAAAATTTTATTAGTAGGTGTAATGTTGTTAGTTACAGCTTTGCTTTTATTATTGGCAGATAAAGCAAAAAACACCAATAAAGAAGTCTCTTTTTGGAATTCTGTAATTATTGGGGTTTCTCAAGCAATTGCAATGTTACCTGGTATTTCTAGATCTGGAGCAACTATTTCTACTTCAGTTTTATTAGGTATAGATAGAACAAGAGCTGCAAAATTTTCATTTTTAATGGTAGTGCCTTTAATTTTTGGAAAGATTGGTAAAGATGTTTTAAGTGGCGATTTAAATTTTCAATCCTCAGAAATGGTGCCAATTTCAGCAGGTTTTATAGCTGCATTTTTAGCAGGTATTTTAGCTTGTAAATGGATGATTGCTTTGGTTAAAAAAAGTAAATTATCTTACTTTTCAATTTACTGTGCAGTAGTTGGTGTAATTGCAATTGGTTATGCTCTTTTTAACTAA
- a CDS encoding DUF3098 domain-containing protein — protein MKKEINQEQEFLFGKKNYIIMLIGIVFITLGFIFMSGGGSDDPNVFNEEIYNWQRIRLAPTLVIIGLGIEIYAILVDPKK, from the coding sequence ATGAAAAAAGAAATCAATCAAGAGCAAGAATTTTTATTCGGTAAAAAGAACTATATCATTATGCTTATTGGTATTGTTTTTATCACTTTAGGATTTATTTTTATGTCTGGTGGTGGTAGTGATGATCCTAATGTTTTTAATGAAGAAATCTACAATTGGCAACGAATTCGTTTAGCGCCAACTTTAGTAATTATAGGATTAGGAATAGAAATTTATGCAATATTAGTAGACCCAAAAAAATAA
- a CDS encoding BamA/TamA family outer membrane protein — protein MKISHKIGLLICALTLSLPFNAQEEESGLDRFVEFFTFYPNKDKVAKDSTLYLSKIITAPILSYSPETSLGFGVGAKYLFKFKGSGEETRTSNMPVSLLYTLNSQFFVYSGFEIFTNQEKWVISGNIIFQNYPRLYYGIGQNSPETNEEIYDNYQFLFEPILLKQAFTRYLFLGGGVRYNKIYKTKIEPNKLLATSQPSGFDGSTSVGFELAALYDSRDNILNASKGWYLELTKGFYGTALGGTHQFELTRFDLRHYLKVSQKNDDVLAFQAIGHFANGDAPLSELALFGNEETMRGYVEGRFIEENLLAAQVEYRKTFKDSRFGMVAFVGAGDVFNKSKELSLNDIKLNYGVGLRFMLDKKEKLNIRFDFGAGNKTDGNFYVNIAEAY, from the coding sequence ATGAAAATATCACATAAAATAGGTTTATTAATTTGTGCTCTAACTTTAAGTTTACCTTTTAATGCACAAGAAGAAGAAAGTGGATTAGATAGATTTGTAGAATTTTTTACATTTTATCCTAATAAAGATAAAGTTGCAAAAGATTCTACTTTGTATTTATCAAAAATAATTACTGCGCCTATTTTAAGTTATTCTCCAGAAACGAGTTTAGGTTTTGGAGTTGGGGCAAAATATTTATTTAAATTTAAAGGAAGTGGAGAAGAAACAAGAACCTCTAATATGCCTGTTTCTTTATTGTACACGCTTAATAGTCAGTTTTTTGTGTATTCTGGATTCGAAATTTTTACAAATCAAGAAAAATGGGTGATTTCAGGTAATATTATCTTTCAAAATTATCCAAGATTATACTATGGAATAGGACAAAATTCACCAGAAACAAACGAAGAAATTTACGATAATTATCAATTTTTATTTGAACCCATTTTGTTAAAACAGGCTTTTACACGTTACTTGTTTTTAGGTGGTGGTGTACGTTATAATAAGATTTATAAAACTAAAATAGAGCCCAATAAATTATTAGCAACTAGTCAGCCTTCTGGTTTTGATGGTTCAACTTCTGTTGGTTTTGAGCTGGCTGCTTTGTACGATAGTAGAGATAATATTTTAAACGCTTCTAAAGGTTGGTATTTAGAATTAACCAAAGGTTTTTATGGTACTGCTTTAGGAGGTACTCATCAATTTGAATTAACAAGGTTTGATTTACGTCATTATTTAAAAGTATCACAAAAAAATGATGATGTTTTGGCTTTTCAAGCCATAGGGCATTTTGCAAATGGTGATGCACCTTTGTCTGAATTAGCGCTTTTTGGTAATGAAGAAACAATGCGTGGTTATGTAGAAGGTAGATTTATTGAAGAAAACTTATTAGCAGCTCAAGTAGAATATAGAAAAACGTTTAAAGATAGTCGTTTTGGAATGGTTGCATTTGTAGGAGCAGGAGATGTGTTTAACAAATCGAAAGAGTTAAGTTTAAATGATATAAAATTGAATTACGGAGTAGGATTGCGTTTTATGTTAGATAAAAAAGAAAAATTAAATATTCGATTCGATTTTGGTGCTGGTAACAAAACTGATGGAAACTTTTACGTAAATATTGCAGAAGCTTATTAA
- a CDS encoding DUF5689 domain-containing protein, whose amino-acid sequence MKTNKIYGFLSLLIAFSVFSCVADSDFAVPNVIVVEPDITANSNLLAVQSALIQEYNSSENVVYTFYENEDNPTYVEAYVVSTDATGNFYKKLIVQDKPENPTAGLEIVLNKTSLSETYEVGRKIYIKLDGLSVSYDDGESIGSINPENGVPGKYVLGVLDGGQVYDIPSTEIENHIWRSATIVDIVPTAIQLQDITDAHINTMIQLTSSQFLKSDLTTTFAGESYDEYDGFRTIYECETEATIQLQTSTFASFKSNVVPQGKGIFKGVLSKDYTSEFLVAIINTPSDIDFTDDTRCDPLVLECSGTSGGETVLFSENFEGFNSYDSEGWDNINIDGTSTDWFLDSFNSTYSRISAFNSDESDANVWLVTPTINMDNTTGEELFFDIQASYFTGTNLSVFVSSNYSGDPTTATWLRLDAVIPTGPKNSFGTFNTVGPINISCLDGDINIGFFYEGSDPVATTRYHLDNVKILGN is encoded by the coding sequence ATGAAAACAAATAAAATTTACGGATTTTTATCATTATTAATAGCTTTCTCAGTATTTTCTTGTGTAGCAGATAGTGATTTTGCAGTACCAAATGTTATTGTAGTAGAACCAGATATTACAGCAAATTCTAATCTTTTGGCAGTTCAATCTGCATTAATTCAAGAATATAATTCTTCAGAAAATGTTGTTTATACTTTTTATGAAAATGAAGACAATCCTACTTATGTAGAAGCTTATGTAGTTTCTACTGATGCTACAGGTAATTTTTACAAAAAATTAATCGTACAAGACAAGCCAGAAAATCCAACAGCAGGTTTAGAAATTGTGCTAAATAAAACTTCATTAAGTGAAACTTACGAAGTTGGTAGAAAAATTTACATAAAATTAGATGGTTTATCTGTTTCTTATGATGATGGAGAAAGTATAGGTTCCATAAATCCAGAAAATGGAGTTCCAGGAAAATACGTTCTTGGAGTTTTAGATGGAGGTCAAGTTTATGATATACCATCAACAGAAATAGAAAATCATATTTGGAGATCTGCTACAATTGTAGATATTGTACCCACAGCTATTCAATTACAAGATATTACAGACGCACATATTAATACAATGATTCAATTAACGTCTAGTCAATTTTTAAAATCAGATTTAACAACAACTTTTGCAGGAGAGTCTTATGATGAGTACGATGGATTTAGAACTATTTATGAGTGCGAAACAGAAGCTACTATTCAATTACAAACAAGTACATTTGCTAGTTTTAAATCTAATGTAGTTCCTCAAGGAAAAGGAATTTTTAAAGGGGTTTTGTCTAAAGATTACACATCCGAATTTTTGGTTGCTATCATTAATACTCCTTCAGATATCGATTTTACAGATGATACAAGGTGTGATCCTTTGGTTTTAGAATGTTCTGGGACTTCTGGTGGAGAAACAGTGTTATTCTCTGAAAATTTTGAGGGATTTAATTCTTACGATTCAGAAGGTTGGGACAATATTAATATTGATGGTACTTCTACAGATTGGTTTTTAGATTCTTTTAATAGTACCTATTCTAGAATTTCAGCCTTCAATTCAGATGAGTCAGATGCTAATGTTTGGTTAGTTACGCCAACAATTAATATGGATAATACAACAGGAGAAGAGTTGTTTTTTGACATTCAGGCTAGTTATTTTACAGGTACAAATTTATCAGTATTTGTTTCATCTAATTATTCGGGAGATCCAACAACGGCAACTTGGTTACGTTTAGATGCTGTAATTCCTACAGGACCTAAAAATTCTTTCGGAACTTTTAATACAGTTGGCCCAATAAATATTTCTTGTTTAGATGGCGATATTAATATTGGTTTTTTTTACGAAGGATCAGATCCTGTAGCTACTACCAGATATCATTTAGATAATGTGAAAATTTTAGGAAACTAA
- the arfB gene encoding alternative ribosome rescue aminoacyl-tRNA hydrolase ArfB: MNDLKQHQLINELKFKAIRSSGAGGQHVNKTSSKIELTFDLEHSLALSEEEKTLLKIKLTSKLTKENVIILFCEETRSQHKNKELAIKRFLHLIKTNLVKPKKRRPTKPSRSSVLKNIEKNKRKSLKKTLRKKPRLD, encoded by the coding sequence TTGAATGATCTTAAGCAACATCAATTAATAAACGAATTAAAATTTAAAGCCATTAGAAGTTCTGGTGCAGGTGGTCAACACGTAAATAAAACATCATCTAAAATAGAACTTACATTCGATTTAGAACATTCACTTGCTTTATCCGAAGAAGAAAAAACTCTTCTAAAAATCAAACTAACATCTAAACTTACCAAAGAAAACGTAATAATTCTTTTTTGTGAAGAAACACGATCGCAACATAAAAATAAAGAATTAGCCATAAAGCGTTTTTTACATTTAATAAAAACCAACTTAGTAAAACCTAAAAAAAGAAGACCTACTAAACCTAGTAGATCTTCAGTTTTAAAAAATATTGAGAAAAATAAACGAAAATCGCTTAAAAAAACCTTGCGTAAAAAACCAAGATTAGATTAA
- a CDS encoding AAA family ATPase: protein MEEKLKQHPINIVKVVLFGPESTGKTTLSKHLARYYNTVWTPEFAREYLQNKWNNERKTCEANDLLPIAIGQMKLENKLAKKADKVLICDTDLLETKVYSQEFYGGFVDERLDEAAKINQYDLYLLTYIDTPWEADDLRDRPEQRLEMFNAFEKALKDHNCHYILLKGNKEIRLKKATEAIDEIIHNKENLHSFSDLMNE, encoded by the coding sequence ATGGAAGAAAAGCTTAAACAACACCCAATTAATATCGTAAAAGTTGTTTTATTTGGCCCTGAATCTACAGGAAAAACAACACTTTCTAAACATTTAGCTCGTTATTACAATACGGTTTGGACTCCTGAATTTGCAAGAGAATACTTACAAAATAAGTGGAATAATGAACGTAAAACTTGTGAAGCTAATGATTTATTACCCATAGCCATTGGACAAATGAAACTCGAAAACAAACTCGCAAAAAAAGCAGATAAAGTTTTAATTTGTGATACTGATTTGTTAGAAACCAAAGTATATTCTCAAGAATTTTATGGTGGCTTTGTTGATGAAAGACTTGATGAAGCTGCTAAAATTAATCAATATGATTTATATCTCTTAACTTACATAGACACACCTTGGGAAGCAGATGACTTAAGAGACAGACCAGAACAACGTTTAGAAATGTTTAATGCCTTTGAAAAAGCTTTAAAAGACCATAATTGCCACTACATTTTATTAAAAGGGAATAAAGAAATTCGTCTAAAAAAAGCTACTGAAGCTATTGACGAAATAATACACAATAAAGAAAATTTACATTCATTTTCTGATTTAATGAATGAATAA
- a CDS encoding cell division protein FtsX, which translates to MSSKFDSYQKRRLTSSYISVVISIALVLFMVGVLGLILLKSTQAANYVKEKVAITLFIKDNVTQKQIKTFRESLLTEEFTKKAIYTSKAQAAKKYSEEIGEDFLEFLGENPLKNGIDIYLKADFVTPEKVVELEKRFSKNAFVADVSYDKPLINLLTKNIKRISFWLLVLSGFFGLIAMILINSSIRLSIYSKRFNIKTMQMVGATKSFIRRPFIWRSIKLGFVGAIIALAGLGAVVYYLDKYIPSLNFLEDYITLGYIAVGVLLSALIITWLSTFFATQRFLNLKTDELYY; encoded by the coding sequence ATGTCATCAAAATTTGACTCTTATCAAAAAAGACGCTTAACATCTTCTTACATTTCAGTTGTAATAAGTATTGCTTTGGTACTTTTTATGGTGGGTGTTTTAGGGTTAATATTACTAAAATCTACACAGGCTGCTAATTATGTTAAAGAAAAAGTAGCAATTACGCTTTTTATAAAAGACAACGTAACTCAAAAACAAATAAAAACTTTTAGAGAATCTCTTTTAACAGAAGAATTCACAAAAAAGGCAATTTATACAAGCAAAGCACAAGCTGCAAAAAAATATAGCGAAGAGATTGGTGAAGATTTTTTAGAGTTTTTAGGTGAAAATCCGTTAAAAAACGGAATAGATATTTACTTAAAAGCAGATTTTGTAACGCCAGAAAAAGTAGTAGAATTAGAAAAGAGATTTTCTAAAAATGCTTTTGTTGCAGATGTTTCTTACGATAAACCGTTAATTAATTTATTAACTAAAAACATTAAAAGAATTAGTTTTTGGCTTTTAGTTTTAAGCGGATTTTTTGGTTTAATAGCAATGATTTTAATTAACAGTTCTATTCGATTATCAATTTATTCGAAACGTTTTAATATTAAAACAATGCAAATGGTTGGTGCAACCAAAAGTTTTATTCGCAGACCATTTATTTGGCGAAGTATAAAATTAGGTTTTGTGGGTGCAATTATAGCTTTAGCAGGTTTAGGAGCAGTAGTTTATTATTTAGATAAATACATACCAAGTTTAAACTTTTTAGAAGATTATATTACTTTAGGATATATTGCAGTAGGTGTACTTTTATCAGCACTTATAATTACTTGGCTTAGTACATTTTTTGCAACACAACGTTTTTTGAATCTAAAAACAGACGAACTTTATTATTAA
- a CDS encoding MarC family protein — translation MAEILTTIFFVFAVIDPIGSIPVYLEATKEFDLKYKKKIAVRASVIAFLILLFFIVIGQLILEGMSVSLDAFQISGGVILFLFALTMIFGDGKPELEKNRITDYKHVTIFPIAIPSIASPGAIMAVVLMTDNKLYTIQQQIITTGIVLLVIGLTCIILLGANLLQKRIGSYGITVISKIMGLILASYAVQSILSGITSYFTNLQ, via the coding sequence ATGGCTGAAATTTTAACCACTATATTTTTTGTATTTGCTGTTATAGATCCTATAGGTAGTATACCTGTTTACCTAGAAGCTACCAAAGAATTTGATTTAAAATACAAGAAAAAAATTGCTGTTCGTGCTTCTGTAATAGCCTTTTTAATTCTTTTGTTTTTTATTGTAATTGGGCAATTGATTCTGGAAGGTATGTCTGTTTCTTTAGATGCTTTTCAGATTTCTGGTGGTGTAATTTTATTCTTGTTTGCCTTAACAATGATTTTTGGTGATGGTAAACCCGAACTCGAGAAAAACCGAATTACAGACTATAAACACGTTACCATTTTTCCTATTGCAATACCATCAATAGCATCACCAGGTGCAATTATGGCTGTAGTTTTAATGACAGATAATAAGTTATATACCATTCAGCAACAAATTATTACAACAGGAATTGTTTTATTAGTTATTGGGCTAACTTGTATTATTCTTTTGGGTGCAAATCTCTTGCAAAAAAGAATTGGTAGTTACGGAATTACAGTAATTAGTAAAATTATGGGATTAATTTTAGCTTCTTATGCTGTGCAAAGTATTTTAAGCGGAATTACAAGCTACTTTACGAATTTACAGTAG
- the truB gene encoding tRNA pseudouridine(55) synthase TruB yields the protein MIRTEEDFKNGQVLLVDKPLTWSSFQVVNKLRWHIKQRFNIKKIKVGHAGTLDPLATGLLIICTGKQTKEINTYQGQIKEYTGTITLGATTPSYDLETEVNETFATEHITETLLKETTQQFIGNIQQKPPIFSAIKKDGKRLYELARKGETTEIKSREITISEFEITNIDLPNVDFRVVCSKGTYIRSLAYDFGKALNSGGHLSVLRRTKIGDFSVDDAVSIEQFIEELER from the coding sequence ATGATAAGAACAGAAGAAGATTTTAAAAATGGTCAAGTTTTATTGGTTGATAAACCTCTAACGTGGTCCTCTTTTCAGGTTGTAAATAAATTACGTTGGCATATTAAGCAACGTTTTAACATCAAAAAAATAAAAGTGGGTCATGCAGGTACTTTAGATCCGCTTGCGACTGGTTTATTAATAATTTGTACAGGCAAGCAAACTAAAGAAATTAACACGTATCAAGGTCAAATAAAAGAATATACAGGTACAATTACTTTAGGCGCAACAACACCAAGTTACGACTTAGAAACTGAGGTTAACGAGACTTTTGCTACAGAACATATTACAGAAACTTTATTGAAAGAAACTACTCAACAATTTATTGGGAATATTCAGCAGAAACCACCCATTTTTTCAGCAATTAAAAAAGACGGAAAACGTTTGTATGAATTGGCTAGAAAAGGAGAAACTACAGAAATTAAATCTAGAGAAATAACTATTTCAGAATTCGAAATTACAAATATAGATTTACCAAATGTAGATTTTAGAGTGGTTTGCAGCAAAGGAACTTACATTCGTTCTTTAGCTTACGATTTTGGGAAAGCACTAAATTCTGGCGGACATTTATCAGTCTTAAGAAGAACCAAAATTGGTGATTTTTCAGTTGATGATGCAGTATCTATAGAGCAATTTATAGAAGAATTAGAGCGTTAA
- a CDS encoding TonB-dependent receptor: MKKIIFFLFLFASVIANAQSFTVKGTVYNENKEPLAGASVFVKENKLGTSTDFDGNFSLKLAKGTYTLEVSFLGYKTISDKIIINQNEEYDIILKQDETVLEEVLVSAVRANTDVPVTFSNLSKKEIAKRNLGQDIPVLLNYMPSVVSSSDAGAGVGYTYMSVRGSNGERINVTVNGIPYNDAESHGTFWVNLGDFASSTQNLQLQRGVGTSTNGSGAFGASLNILTDAVSDEAFGEISNSFGSYNTRKHTVKFSTGKINDHIEIAGRLSNISSDGYVDRAFADLKSYYLQGSYTDENTLIKAITFGGKEKTYQAWYGLTADELAADRRQNPYTYDNEVDDYNQNHYQLHWNEKLNDNWSTNLGLNYTKGSGFFEQFEDDTDEINLYDGIVVATDSYINDWGQVVPITDLIRRRWLENDFYVVNFNTNYKTDHLNLISGISYSNYTGDHFGEVIWAKELSENANIRDRYYFSDAKKTDFSIFTKATFDITENLAGYADLQGRFVNYQTAGLTSDRDAIDVDASFSFFNPKFGLTYKINNSNNLYTSFAVANREPNRNDFEGGVTTPETLNDFEFGWRLNKPTIKLNTNIYFMDYKNQLVLTGALDDVGAPIRATSGSSYRLGLEIDADIRISNKFSVKPNAAFSSNKNRDFFVTRDGNTNPTALGNTDISFSPDVVVGNMFNYNPIENLQISFLSKFVGKQFMSNFSSAISENDVLDSFFTSDLNIVYQIKPNKIFKSITLTALVNNIFDTEYVDRGYYGIYDDDWSVAGVTTTVDYAGYYPQATRNFLIGATLRF, encoded by the coding sequence ATGAAAAAAATTATCTTTTTTTTATTCTTGTTTGCAAGCGTAATTGCAAACGCCCAATCGTTTACAGTAAAAGGAACTGTATACAATGAAAACAAAGAACCTTTAGCAGGAGCATCTGTTTTTGTAAAAGAAAATAAACTAGGCACATCTACTGATTTTGATGGAAACTTTAGTTTAAAATTAGCAAAAGGAACCTATACTCTAGAAGTTTCATTTTTAGGCTACAAAACAATTTCTGATAAAATTATCATCAATCAAAATGAAGAGTATGACATCATTTTAAAACAAGACGAAACAGTTTTAGAAGAAGTGTTGGTTTCTGCAGTTCGTGCAAATACAGATGTACCAGTAACGTTTTCTAATTTATCAAAAAAAGAAATTGCAAAACGTAATTTAGGGCAAGATATTCCTGTATTATTAAATTATATGCCTTCTGTAGTTTCATCTTCGGATGCTGGTGCTGGTGTGGGTTATACCTATATGAGCGTGCGTGGTTCTAATGGAGAAAGAATTAATGTTACTGTAAACGGAATTCCTTATAATGATGCAGAAAGTCATGGAACTTTTTGGGTTAATTTAGGTGATTTTGCTTCATCTACTCAAAACTTACAGTTGCAAAGAGGTGTAGGAACATCAACCAATGGTTCTGGAGCTTTTGGTGCGAGCTTAAACATTTTAACAGACGCAGTTTCAGACGAAGCTTTTGGAGAAATTTCTAACTCTTTTGGCTCTTATAACACCAGAAAACATACTGTAAAATTTAGTACAGGTAAAATTAACGACCATATAGAAATTGCAGGTCGTTTGTCTAATATTTCTTCTGATGGTTATGTAGATAGAGCTTTTGCTGATTTAAAATCGTATTATTTACAAGGTAGTTACACTGATGAAAACACATTAATTAAAGCCATTACTTTTGGTGGAAAAGAAAAGACTTACCAAGCTTGGTATGGTTTAACTGCGGATGAATTGGCTGCAGATAGAAGACAAAATCCTTATACTTATGATAATGAGGTTGACGATTATAATCAAAACCACTATCAGTTACACTGGAATGAAAAATTAAACGATAATTGGTCTACAAACCTAGGATTAAATTATACAAAAGGATCTGGTTTTTTTGAACAATTTGAAGACGATACAGATGAAATAAATTTATATGATGGTATTGTTGTTGCTACAGATTCTTATATAAATGATTGGGGACAAGTTGTACCAATTACTGATTTAATTAGAAGACGTTGGTTAGAAAATGATTTTTACGTGGTAAATTTTAATACCAATTATAAAACTGATCACTTAAATTTAATTTCAGGAATTTCTTATTCTAATTATACTGGAGATCATTTTGGAGAAGTAATTTGGGCAAAAGAATTATCTGAAAATGCAAACATTAGAGATCGTTATTATTTTTCTGATGCCAAAAAAACAGACTTTTCAATCTTTACAAAAGCAACTTTTGATATTACTGAAAACCTTGCTGGTTATGCAGATTTACAAGGTAGATTTGTAAATTACCAAACTGCAGGTTTAACTTCTGATAGAGATGCAATTGATGTTGATGCTAGTTTTAGTTTCTTTAACCCTAAATTCGGGTTAACATATAAAATTAACAATAGTAATAATTTATATACTTCTTTTGCTGTGGCAAATAGAGAGCCTAACAGAAATGATTTTGAAGGTGGTGTAACTACTCCAGAAACTTTAAATGACTTTGAATTTGGATGGCGTTTAAATAAACCAACCATTAAACTAAACACTAATATTTACTTTATGGATTATAAAAACCAGTTGGTTTTAACTGGTGCTTTAGATGATGTTGGTGCGCCTATTAGAGCAACTTCTGGTAGTAGCTATAGATTAGGTTTAGAGATTGATGCAGATATTAGAATCTCTAATAAATTCTCTGTAAAACCAAATGCTGCTTTTAGTTCTAATAAAAACAGAGATTTCTTTGTTACTAGAGATGGAAACACAAATCCTACTGCATTAGGTAATACAGATATTTCATTTTCTCCAGATGTTGTTGTTGGTAATATGTTCAACTATAATCCTATAGAAAATTTACAAATCTCATTTTTATCAAAATTTGTAGGCAAACAATTTATGAGTAATTTTAGTAGTGCAATTTCTGAAAATGATGTTTTAGACTCATTTTTTACAAGCGATTTAAACATTGTTTATCAAATTAAACCGAACAAAATTTTTAAATCTATTACATTAACTGCTTTAGTAAATAATATTTTTGATACAGAGTATGTAGATAGAGGTTATTATGGTATTTATGATGATGATTGGTCTGTTGCTGGTGTTACCACTACAGTTGATTATGCAGGATATTATCCGCAAGCAACAAGAAACTTTTTAATTGGGGCTACTTTAAGATTTTAA
- a CDS encoding DUF3124 domain-containing protein has translation MKSKYIALVLILLIFSCHKQKEISSINPENWSKRAIELKETDSLKYGKSYLSIYSQIYSLTEHKTHNLTAMVSMRNTSDLDTIYLLKAEYFDTHGNSLRKYFDYPIFLKPMETTEIIIDEIDISGGTGANFIFEWKIPNNCSEPLFEGVMTSTMGQQGLSFTTQAKRIQ, from the coding sequence ATGAAATCAAAATATATTGCATTAGTTTTAATATTACTAATTTTTAGCTGCCATAAGCAAAAAGAAATTAGCTCTATTAATCCAGAAAATTGGTCCAAAAGAGCTATAGAATTAAAAGAAACAGATTCTCTAAAATATGGAAAATCTTACTTGTCTATCTATTCTCAAATCTATAGTTTAACAGAGCATAAAACTCATAATTTAACAGCTATGGTTAGTATGAGAAATACTAGTGATTTAGATACAATTTACCTTTTAAAAGCTGAGTATTTTGATACGCATGGAAATTCGTTAAGAAAATATTTCGACTATCCTATATTCTTAAAACCAATGGAAACTACAGAAATTATTATTGATGAAATAGATATTTCTGGTGGTACAGGTGCTAACTTTATTTTCGAATGGAAAATTCCTAATAATTGCTCAGAACCTTTATTTGAAGGTGTTATGACCTCTACAATGGGCCAACAAGGCTTATCTTTTACAACTCAGGCAAAACGAATACAATAA